The window tgaaaaactatttgaaaagtatCCACAACCATACTGTCAAACACGCTTGAAAATTAATCACTGATATCCAGCAGCAAGCCAGCTAGTAGAGGTAGAGGATCTGGTTCTGTACGAACGAATAACAGCCACGGGTAGAGAAATTCGATATCAAACGACTGGAACACTTGGGCATGCCTCTAGCCAATATTCAAACCAGAGAAAATGAGCTTGTCGTCAGAGGCCATACAAACAAGACACGTACTGTCGTGAACTCCACCGCCGACCATCCTTGCAAAGGACAAGACATGCTGGTCGGAACATGTGTTATCGGCCAAATTTCATGTCTCCATCACAGCCATGCAGGACACTAGCATGGCAATCACTGCTCAAATAGTGCCCGACTCCAAAAGTCTCCCAAGAATGGCTACGACTACGAGCGTGTTTAATACCATGGCGGTGgcctttttttgggttttttttttatattaataaattaaaatatttgaaaatataaaaaatattaaaaaaaaggtgttttcAACGCTTATATTAGCTAGGCATTGATTGATTCACAAGTTGCATGCAAAAGATTgggattttttgttctttcatcgaATCATCATCTAGCGTGTGGCCGAATGTCGGAAAGATTGAAATTCTAAGAATATAGTTGCATTCTAATATCCCTCTGCTTTTAAAGTAGGGGTCAACATtggtttaggaaaaaaaatatgtcatcaCACCaaaatctttcaacattaaaaatttcaaaccgAAATTACCACTAATTAGGCAAttaatcacataaataaaacagATAGAAAGAGGAAGTGACGCCAAACCTAAATTAATTGCAAGCATTCCACCATGCACTACATTGAATTGCAATAAACTAGAAGGTCTAGGGTTTGAAAAAGCTCAAGAAATTATGCTCTCTCACCAATCATCATCCTGCGTGGTTGAATGCTGGAAAGCATAACTAACATTAAAATCGTCTCATTTGACCCTTGTATATCATAAGCATAGTAATAAAACTCGATCCGGATGTTGACTTGGTTAAGAAGCTGGGTTTCGGGTTTTATaggtcaactcaggttaacttgagtcaattcaaaaaaattaaaaaaaaataaagttttaatatttcatataaaaaaatccatgtaaatataagtTATACATATCGtaaacaatgaagtttaaaagaatattttttaaaaaaatttatcccgcattaaaaaaaacatgatttttttattgggaatatatagtatatatactaatggggtttcaaatcccacattaaaaaaatataacttttttcatgggaatatagagtatatatacgaaaaggcttcaaatcccgcaatgaaaatatattatgttatcattttaagttcaagtatttaaatcaaaaggttttttatcccacattgaaaaaacatgatttttttttggaacataaagtgtatatatatacacactaatgggtttcaaatcccatatttgaaaaaaaaaacaggtctcGACTGGGTTCGCCCGAGTCATAGGTCGACATGCCAGGTCACTCGAGTTTTGTCGAACTATTACCCCGACCAGTctttttattaaacccggactGGTCTAGCCACCGGATCGACCGagtcccgggtcgacccaccagatcaggtttaataacactGATCAGAAGTACTAAGGTCAAGCATATGATGATTTAAAGTGGTTTTAGGCCAAAAGAACTATATATGATCacactattttaaaattgaagatTTCAAACTGAAGGTCAATTTAAGCAATAGCtagtttttgtttgatttgtttattttttttactcagaatcaatgaaaattgaaaagtaaaaccATCATCTAATTAATTAGGCTTTTGAATTTGAAAGGGAAAGTGAGAGAAaagtaagaaaatgaaaaaaaatatgaaataatctATTGGGATTCCTTGACGAAAGTTGTTAAATTCTCGACGAGACAACATCATTTAttgggaagaaaaaaataatttagatgtGAGTTATGATCAATTATGGATAGAGATATTTGATTTATAGTTTTATGAAActcaagggtgaaattgaaataaaaatttgtttattGGCAAAATTAAAACATCTCGAGTAGTTATAGCATATTTTGCCTTACCACTACTTTCCTGTGGAAGATGATCAAATgttaaatttatgaatttttattgtgaCATTATCGCCGGACAAGAGTTGCAATCATGTTTCTTGTCTTGAAATGGACTAATGATGCTTTTTAATCCACAATAATCAAGGCTTGTCCTCGTACAATTGTGATTAAGACACGTATCTTATGTGAGCAAAAATGATAGTGATGGTGGCACGTGATTAATTAGTGGCCAAAGTTAAATGGAGTCCAATGCCGAGGTAAAGAAGAGAACGGGGCTGGGTTGAAGCCGGGCATCGGAGCCCTCTttcctttttagccgaacaggagagtttaaaaagataataattattttttaaaatatttttatttaaaaatatattaaaataatatattttattaattttttaaattttatttttaatacttaacacatcaaaaaaaccttaagatataaaaaaataattttaaataaaataaaaactaaatttttatgaaacattgtttgaaatataatttcaaatgacACCTAAATCTACACCCTAAttcattcttaaattttttttcccggAACTTGGAAGGAAGTTATTAGGGGAAACTCATTAAATTGCATTAATTAAGCATTTTGCttgtattataatttattaaaaccaTAATATAGCAATGCTTCCTCATGATTCAATGAAGCCTAATTCCACTTTCCTAATACTTAAATCTCTAATCACCCTCTTTACCATTTTAAGGAACATGTAATCTCCCTTGTAGTTGAGGTGACAATCCTTGCTTTTGAAACTACATACCAAGGCAccaattcacacacacactaatttcttcataatttaatttaaaactagctcaaaataaaaatgaaaataaaaaaaagtgagattTTAGCATATTTGGTTAgaactgttttttaaaatattttttatttagaaatatattaaaataaaattattttattttttaaaaattatttttaacatcaacatattaaaatgatctgaaaatattaaataaaaataaaaaatttaattttttaaaaaatatttttaaaacataaaaataaatagaataaaaataccaTTAAACACAAAGAAGGCTAGGATTTTACCTCTATAAATTATTGACCAGTTATTACCCCCAGAGACTCACCAACACATGGCAAAAGGTTAATCATCAATCAATCCCATCACTAcctttttatttccttaaaGATTggctaagataaaaaaaaaaaacaaaacagcttctttctttaataaaatagaaacaataCCAAACAAAAATCATAGATTGACGCAATCTATTGATTAGAAACCATGATCTCCTTATAATTAGGCACAGTACTTTCCATGTCTTTACAGATCCCCGGCCCACTATTCCTCCCTAATCCCGGCCCATACGCGGCCCATTtatctccctctctcttcaaaaaaccaaatctcccactctctctatatataattttattcaccTCTTCCCTttgtctctccctctccctctctctccctctctctctctctctctctctctctctctgtaatgGAGCCTCCTCCATGGCTGGACGATTTAGCCGACGACCTCCAAAGCATAAGTTTCACATCCACCGCTACAACAACAACCACACTCCACCGGAGCACCAGCTCCGGCTCCTCCTCCGCCTCACTCACTCCTGCTCCCTCCACTCACACATCTTTCTCCTCTAAATCCACAAGCAAAcactccctctccctctctgaTCTCCGCTTCTCCCTCCGCCTGGGTTCCGGCGACATCGGTTCAGTTTACCTAGTCGAACTCAAAGCTAAACCTAATGAGAAGGAATCTCCGGTTTTTGCGGCGAAAATCATGGATAAGAAGGAGTTAGTTAGCAGAAGTAAAGAAGGAAGAGCGAGGACTGAGCGGGAAATACTTGAAACTCTGGATCATCCGTTTTTGCCTACATTATACGCTTGTATTGACTCTCAACGATGGCTATGTTTGTTAACGGAGTTTTGTCCCGGCGGTGACCTTCATGTTCTCCGTCAACGCCAGCCTCTTAAACGATTCGAAGAAACCGCCGTCAGGTGCGTGCGTTAGCATTTCcacttttatttgaaaatattaaattttaatattttttctcgaTGCACACGAATTCGGGAAACAGTTAGAGAAAGGGGAGTGATAGATCGGGGAGGTGGGGACCTTAAACCGGGAGAAGGCACGGTGCCTTCTGCGGACGTGGACCCGGCTGATTGGTTACCGTGTTTTCCATCTTTTCAGTTACTTTAGTCAGTAACCAGTGCAGTGAGTGAACAGGATTTACATGTCTTTGTCGTAACAGAACAGGGTATTGTTTTCTGTCGGGAGAGATGATCACGTGCGGGTGCCGTCCAAGTAATGATATTTGACTTTTcgcctttttaaattttattgggttAAGAGTCAATCATGAAGCAAGATGCTAAGAACGTAATTTACGTATTATTATTACCTGTTAAGTAACTGTCAAATGGCATTCTTGAATAACTTCAGGGATAAATTAGATTAATATCACTTCCTTCCCACGACTGTTAAGGGATCATCATCACTGGCCATGCTTCTCTTTTTAGTTATAAAACCGAACTCGTGCTAGTAAGTTAACCCTTGAATTGATTCATAAACTCAGAGTTTATAACCTATTTagcaattttttattagaatttcaTGAACATGTTTTGATACTATGTGCCAGCTactgaataataattaataaagcgTGGTGgttttgatttcattaattgagaaaaaaacttgTACCGGCTGCAATTAGTGTCGCAAttggttgttttaaatttagtaGCTAGTAATACCAACCGGCTTAATTTTGCTTATAATGGCGGAAACTGACTAGCTTGGACATCAATTGTCGGACGTGTATATGTACATGGATGCCACCTAACATCTTCATGACAAAAGGCCGGTTGAGGTTATCATATTATAATAATGGTGTCCTATCATCATTGTTGCGTCCATGTCATGTTTGTACAGGAAATGTACGTTTtgcttttttaggaaaaaaatggttttcaattttaacctCTTCTTTTTCCAGCTTTCTGAGTCAATGCTAGGAGTCGATATCATTGTTTTCAAAAATGGTTCATAACTTCAGTTGTATTTTTATAGAGTAGGATGTATAACatgaaaaacttcaatttcGTTGGAGAAAATTTACAAGGAATGTGAGATGTTAATTGGATATTGATCAGCATGACATATCTTTTGCTGAACAAGagaaggattaaaaaataaatgaatgagaGAAATTCACGAGGTAGTTGACGTTCCATGGAAGATTAGTAGTGGTTTCTCCTTTTGCTTTGGTGAATTCACTTATGGAATTCTGTGTGATGTTCTATGAAAAAAAGTTTGCTCTTATTTGGAAGAAACAGAAAGATCTCCAGGATATCTGAAATTTGAATACGCACAGCTTTCCGTCATCTTTTGCTGGCTTTCTGGGTTTTCTTCGGAGACTGTATTCAGCGCTGGTGAGTGGTGGCCCCAATTTTATCTCGTTGCTTTTTGGCCCCTTGTTCCACACCATCTGTTTTCCAGTTCCTTTGTCTAATATTTAACAAACAGACATCCTAGCTATCCCTATCCTCTCAGTCATTTTATGTCCCTTTAGCCCTTTCCCTTTGTCAATGGATATAAGAGTAGGCGCACGAGAGACCAGTGAGAGGTTTTAGATGACAAAGTAGCCCAGAAATCTGTTACTTGCTTGAAGAAAATACTGagtaataaagaagaagaacagtTCTTAATGCAATAAATTTGTaagaattcttcttcttttatttattgaaatgcAATGATACATAGAAAGGTAGGAATAAACAAAAGTTCTGACATTgtactgaaaaagaaaagttaacaCCAAAATACGAATATGCAAATACAGAAGGACATGTTATCAGAATCTTTATGTGCTTTTCTTCTCCGCCCTACATGTCAAGATATTATACTTTCAGTGTCTCCTTATTCGCATGAGAGTGTAGATACTGTGGACGTAGGTCCCTTGTCGTTGGGGGGTATGAATCATGAAacaaaaagagagtaaaaatattaattatttgtgagatttaatgatatgataatcaAAGCCTGCAAATCCAAGATGCCAATATAAAATTTAGCAGTAGTAGGTCCTTCTGCGCCATGCTTAGGAGTCGTGCAGCATctcaattattttcttgctcAAATGTATCATTACATTTGCATCAAAATATTCCAGGCACTTATCATCTCCTTTTTTGATGAACTGTGTAGTCCTCGGTGGACCCTTACTCGAGATCGCAttattctattttgttttttcctaatCTTGATCAGGTTTGCTTCAAACAGGGGTTAACAAGGAAATGGTTTCTTAATTAATAGTAACTCAAGTGTTCTGTTGGTGATTTTTCCAGGTTCTTTACATCGGAGGTGATTGTGGCTTTAGAGTACCTTCATATGATGGGGATTGTTTACCGTGATCTCAAGCCTGAAAATGTTCTTGTTCGATCAGATGGTCATATAATGCTCACTGATTTTGACCTCTCGTTAAAATGTGATGATTCTACGTCAACGCCTCAGATCATCTCCGGCAAAAACCACGCTGCTGCAGCCCCGAAAAATGACTACCTGGTTGAGCATCCTCGTTATACTTCATCTTCATGCATTATTCCTAACTGTATAGTCCCTGCTGTTACATGTTTCCACCCAAGACGTAAACGCAAGAAGAAGATGGGCAACCGTGGTGGGCCTGAGTTCGTAGCCGAGCCCGTTGATGTTCGGTCCATGTCATTTGTTGGGACCCACGAGTATTTGGCGCCGGAGATTGTATCCGGCGAGGGCCATGGTAGTCCTGTGGATTGGTGGACACTAGGAATATTCATGTTCGAACTATTTTATGGGGTTACGCCTTTTAGAGGTGTTGACCATGAGCTAACCCTAGCTAATATCGTGGCTCGAGCACTCGAGTTCCCTAAAGAACCAGTTGTGCCTGCCACAGCAAAGGACCTTATTTCGCAGCTACTGGTTAAAGATCCGGCAAGACGAATGGGTTCCACCATGGGTGCATCGGCAGTCAAGCACCATCCTTTTTTCCAAGGGGTTAATTGGGCATTGTTGCGATGTACACCTCCACCGTATGTTCCTCCACCATTTAATACAGAAGTTGTATCAGATGAAAGTTGTCCTGAGACCCCTGTAGAATATTATTAGTAATTTGagcaaaagaattaataaatacCTCTCACAATAGTCTGGtcatttcttgattattttttagccAAGATTGTTGAGCAATAGCGAAGCAGTCACTTGCTTAtttcaatattctatataagaAATTATGCGGTGATTTGCAAACCTCTCCATTTTCACGGTCAATGCAAGTGTCGGAAACTTTGGATCCTGACAATATAAACATTAAGAATGGCATTGACTTCCCAGAGCAAAGCTGGTGGCACCGCGTGATAGGTTGTCCACGGGGGCCCTGGGGGCATGGCCAGCACCGGGCCACGAGGGAATGGTTGCTTGTTTGTGGGTGTTTGGTTGTGGAGACCAAATTAACCTCCGGCCGCCCATGTGATTTGTTGGGGGTTTAGGAGAAATATCGTTTTTTTCTGCTATTAAAAGGTCACATGATTCTTGCATAATAATTCTCCGGTGAGGTCTAATCTTCTTTATCATCTGAGGCACCAACTGTTTAATTGGGGCTGTGTCCGTTAAATTGTGGTGCTCTGATGCTAACTAAATGCCATGAAGTTGGAACTGTTTTAACATTCTGTGGATGATGCCGAGGCCTCCTTTACTGTTACATTATCTAGATATTTACTAGatgagttaaaataaatttaagttgGAAGGATGTTTAAGAACTGTTTTAGGAAAGAATGTAATAGAAGGTATAATTCATAGATTAAAAGTTCAAATTTTAACTTCTgattaaatcaagattttaaatcaattttataactaatttttaatttgcgTCAGAAATTAATtccaactaaatatatttttatttttctttacttaaaagttgaaaaaataacttaaatttcatACCCAAACATGACCTAAATATTCtatgattttgtaattttgtaattatattattttatttttatataaaaatagtcaTGACACGTGCACAACAATACAAGAAAAACTATCTATATGATTCTCTCTAAAATttcttatgtttcttttttaatatatatacatgtttgaATGAGAGCGAGCATGTTAAATATGAAATTTCAAGtattatgaatatttaataaaattaaaatatatattcttttatttattatcatatatttttttatataatttacttaaattaattattttaagattatatatatatatatatattattgaaacttttatttcaaaccatgatatgtttttattttaaaaaaatatttttaatggaaaagacatattttcatcaaaataaaaaaggaatacatgaataaaaaaatatagttttaattttataaatacatttttctccttaattaaaattattaaaattcttataaatatttattttaactgtcctaagattttaatgaaaaaaataaagtttctgacaaaaaatacatatttttgttaaaatgtgAAGTAAAATACATGAACAAAACATAagaattttaactaaaataatacatttttttatcttgaaagcTTAAATCAtgtacatatttattttaattatcacacaattaaataaatataagttttgaaaattattagaattaattatGTTCTCTGGGAAGAAAATAAGCCACGGCGTGTCATAGGAAGGAACTAGATTCAAGACTCGTGCGTTTTCAcgtgttaaatatatttttttaaaaaaacacacacaagtTTTTTGATAcctttttatagttaaaatattataattgaaaataaaaatatttatgcatatatataattaaataaatcaagaattatatttgttactaaaaaaaatcataaataacagttaaaaaattaaaaaacagatgtaaattaaaatatttaatatcataaaaacagGTCATTTGCCCCATTGAGtttgctaaaaaaattttataaaaataattttgattttaagttttttttattaaatttatttatcaaacaataatagaaattgacaaacacattaaattgattgaataaaataaaagaaaaaacaatactaTTCAAGGTtgcacattttaaaaatattatatgaaaataaatattttttacattgaaaaataaagtttatctatacaaaaaataaaaataatcataaatgaatcataaaaacctttttaaaaactaaacgctcaacaaaacaaatcatcatataAAAGAggttatat of the Populus nigra chromosome 7, ddPopNigr1.1, whole genome shotgun sequence genome contains:
- the LOC133698918 gene encoding serine/threonine-protein kinase D6PKL1-like; the protein is MEPPPWLDDLADDLQSISFTSTATTTTTLHRSTSSGSSSASLTPAPSTHTSFSSKSTSKHSLSLSDLRFSLRLGSGDIGSVYLVELKAKPNEKESPVFAAKIMDKKELVSRSKEGRARTEREILETLDHPFLPTLYACIDSQRWLCLLTEFCPGGDLHVLRQRQPLKRFEETAVRFFTSEVIVALEYLHMMGIVYRDLKPENVLVRSDGHIMLTDFDLSLKCDDSTSTPQIISGKNHAAAAPKNDYLVEHPRYTSSSCIIPNCIVPAVTCFHPRRKRKKKMGNRGGPEFVAEPVDVRSMSFVGTHEYLAPEIVSGEGHGSPVDWWTLGIFMFELFYGVTPFRGVDHELTLANIVARALEFPKEPVVPATAKDLISQLLVKDPARRMGSTMGASAVKHHPFFQGVNWALLRCTPPPYVPPPFNTEVVSDESCPETPVEYY